GTGGTCGAGGAGCCGCGCGTGGTAAAGCTGCGCTTCGACGGCGTCATCACGCTGAGCGCTTCGCCGCCCCGGCTGACGTTGAACTGCGCGATCATCTCGCGGTAGTTCGGCCCCTGCCGCTCGAGCAGGCCGTCGAGCTTCAGATCATAGCCGGCGACCTGCGCCACGTCGTTCGGCTTCATCGTCGCGATATATTCGCTGTTCCAGGTCGTCTCGCAGACGATCCCGATCAGCGCGACACCGAGACCGGCATGCGCAAACGCGGTGCCCCAGGCCGAGCGAGGCAGGCCGCGGGCGCGGTGCAGCGTGGTCGCGAAAGGCAGGCGAAACAGGCCGGTTCGTTCGGCGATGTCGGTCACGGCGCCGGCGATGACGAAGATGCCAAGCCCGATCGCCAACGGCGCCAGCGCACTGCCGCCACGCGTCCAGGCCCAGACGATGGCGATCACGACGAGGCCTGCGACGCCCGCCGCAAGCAGGCGCTGGGTCACACCGAGCAGGTCGCCGCGCTTCCACGCCAGCATCGGCCCGAACGGCACCGCAAGCAGCAGCAGTGCGAACAGCGGCACGAAGGTGAGATTGTAGAAGGGAGCACCTACCGACATCTTGAAGTCGGCGAGCACTTCCATCGCGAGCGGATAGAGCGTGCCGAACAGCACGACGGCGCAGGCCACCGTGAGCAGCAGATTGTTCAGCACCAGCGCGCCCTCGCGCGAAATCGGCGCGAACAACCCCCCCTGCTTCAACGAGGTCGCGCGTCCCGCGAACAGCGACAGGCTGCCCCCGATGAACAGGCAGAGGATCAGCAGGATGAACACGCCGCGGGTCGGATCGTTGGCGAAGGCATGCACGGAGGTGATGACCCCCGAGCGCACCAGGAAGGTGCCGAGCAGCGACAGCGAGAAGGTCAGGATCGACAGAAGAATGGTCCAGACCTTCAGCGCATTGCGCTTTTCCATCACGAGCGCCGAATGCAAGAGCGCGGTGCCGGCGAGCCACGGCATCAGCGAGGCGTTCTCGACCGGGTCCCAGAACCACCAGCCACCCCAGCCGAGCTCGTAATAGGCCCAGTAGGAGCCCATCGCGATGCCGAGGGTCAGGAAGATCCAGGCGACCAGCGTCCACGGCCGCACCCAGCGCGCCCAGGCCGCATCGATGCGTCCCTCGATCAGGGCCGCGATCGCGAAGGAGAACGAGATCGAGAAGCCGACATAGCCGAGATAGAGCATCGGCGGATGCACGGCGAGACCGATGTCCTGAAGCACCGGATTGAGATCGCGCCCCTCGATCGGCGGATTGGCGATGCGCAGGAACGGATTCGAGGTGATCAGGATGAAGAGATAGAAGGCGCTCGCGATCCAGGCCTGGACCGCCAGCACATGCGCGCGCAGCGACAGCGGCAGATTGTTGCCGAAGGCCGCAACGAGCCCGCCGAACAGCGCCAGGATCGACACCCACAGCAGCATCGAGCCTTCATGGTTTCCCCAGACCCCGGTGATCTTGTAGATCAACGGCTTCATGGAGTGCGAGTTCTCGTAGACGTTGGCGACGGAGAAATCCGAGTTCACGTGCAACGTCACCAGCGCGATGAACGACGCCCCGACGAACAGGAGCTGCGCCAGCGCGGTGGAACGCGCCACGTTCATCAAGGCGGGATCGCGCAGGCGCGCGCCGATGACAGGCACGAAGGACTGGATCAGCGCCAGCGCGAGCGCCAGCACCAGCGCGTAATGTCCGGCTTCCGCAATCACCGCATCGCTCCCTGCGAATTGCCCTGCGCCGTCGTGGCGGCAGGCTTGGCACCACCAGACGCCTTGTCGGAAGCCTGGGCGCCGTAATCGTCCTTCCAATGTCCCTGCTTCTTCAGGGCATCGGCAACGTCCTTGGGCATGTAGGTCTCGTCGTGCTTGGCGAGCACGGTATCGGCCTTGAACACGCCGTTGGCATCGAGCGCGCCTTCGGCGACGACGCCCTGCCCTTCGCGGAACAGATCGGGCAGAATGCCCTTGTAGGCAACGGGCAACTTGGCGCCGCCGTCGGCAACTTCAAACGTCACCGCCAGATTGTCGCCGCGCTGGAGCGAGCCCGGCTGCACCAGGCCGCCCAGGCGAAAACGGGTGCCGGGTTGGACGTGCTTTTCGGCCACCATGGTCGGGGTCGAAAAGAACACGATGGAGTCGCGCAAGGCATTGAGGACCAGCGCGGCCGCGAGCGCGAGAACGGCGAGCGAGCCGCCGATGATGGTCATACGTCGCTGCTTGCGCGTCATGGCGTATCCGTTCTCCGCTCGTCTCGTGCTGCGACCGTCATCCGTCGAGCCCGAGAGTCTTGAGGCCTTCATTGAGCTGGCGCAGCCGCTCGGCGTTGTTGGCGACCGCCTGTCGGGCGTCGCTCGAGGCGCCCATCGCCTTGTCGCGGTCGCCCATCACCAGATAGGCGCGCACCAGACGCAGCCAACCCTCGACGTCGTCGCCGTTCTGCTTCAGCCGCGTGGCGAGCCGTTCGACCATGCCGCGGATCATCGCATTGCGATCGCCATCCTTCATTTCCTTGGACGCTGCGATCGTCTCATCCGACAGCGCCGGCATCGTCACGCCGCCACCGCCGACACGCGCGAGCGAAGTCTGCACCAGCGGCCGCCACGGCGCATCCGCCGGCGCCTTCGCCAGCAGCGCGCGCCAGATATTGGCCGCGTCATCCCTGCGACCGTCCTGCTCGGCGGCGAGCCCGAGGAAATAGTTCGCCTTGGGATCGTCCGCGTTCAGCGCATGCGCGCGCTCGAACTCGGTCTTGGCTTCCGCCGTCACCACGCCGCTGGCGGCAGCCGCGATGGCCTCGCCGAGATCGGAGCGCCGCTCCGCGCTCTCGCCATTGTAGGCGATCGAATTGCGATAGGCGCGCACGGCCTCGTCGAAACGGCCGAGTCGCTCCAGCACCGGCGCAAGCACGTTCCAGCCGCGGCCGTCGGTCGGGTTCTTTTCCAGATGTTGCTGGACCTGCACCACGAGGTTCTCGAGCGACTGCGCCATGCCGGAACCTGCACCGCGCTCGCGCTCCGCCAGCGGGAAATCACGCAGCGTCGGCGAGCCGAGCGGAACGTAGATGGCAATCGCGGCCAGAGGCAGGCCGACCAGCGCCAGCACGGCTGCCGCGCGGCGCCATTTCAGGCTGGTTGCCGGCGCGAGCGCGGACTCGCTGCCGGCAGCGGCGAGCAGCCTGCGGCTGATCTCGACGCGTGCGGCCTCGGCCTCAGGTAGCGCGATCAGCCCTGCGGCAAGATCCCGCTCGATCTCGGCCAGTTGGTCCTTGTAGACCGCGACCTCGCTGCCTTGATCTTGATCGCGCGCGCCACGGCCGAGCGGCCAGAGCACGGCGAAAATCGCCGCGACCGTCATCAGCGCGAACACGAACCATAGCGTCATCTGGCAAGCTTCCGGCAGCGCGTGAGCCGCGCCCATAGGTGGCTTTACACCACGGCCGGACGATGCGGCAATTGACAATTGTCAATTTGGCGCGAGCACACCCTGTCCCGAAAGGGTGATAATCCAACGGCTTAGCTGATCTCGAAGTCGACGCTTTGAGCGGCGTCCTCGCCATGCCCGTTGAGAGCCCTCAAGAAGTATGTTCCCGGCTCGATGGCCTCGGGCAATCTGATGCGCAACGCCCCGACGGGAACGGGCGATGCGACCCTGGTGACGGTCTCGGGCAGTTGTCGACCGCTCGCCTTTTCGACCAGCACCACCTTCGCACCGACCATCAGTCGTTGATATTTGGCAACAATGACGCGGTTTTCGATTTCGATGGAGCTGATAATGGGTTTCATGCGCCCACAGATAGAAATTCCAATGCTTGCACGGCGACCGTAGGGCCCGCAGCAGGCACCGTCAACCACAAATTGTGATCACGAAAAGATGCGCTTGAATCAGCTCGCGCGCGTCGATTTGCGTTCGCCCGTCGCGGCGTTCTCCGCGGCTCGGCTCATCAGCGAGGCGTAATCGTCGCCGAACAGCACCTGGCAGAAGCGGATCGCCGCCTGCACCTGCTGCTGCCGGTAGGCGCGGACCTTGTGGTCGGCGCCGCGCAACGACTGCACCACCTGCTCGGTCGAGCGTTCGACATATTGCTGGAGGTCGGAATAGGTGCGCAGCGTCACCTCGTTGATGGCGAGCTCGCTGGCGAAATTGCGGCAGGTCGCGACGAAGTCGATCAGCGCGACGGTTTCCTCGACCTCGGTGCTGTCGATCCGCGCGCCAGGCGGAATGTCCTTCTCGGGGCGCTGGCGCAGGATGCGGCGAACGCGGCCGGGAACGCTGTCGATTTCCGATTGCAGCGCATTGGAGATGTCGGCCCGGATCGAGGTCAGCTGCTTGCCCCAGGCGGAATCGTTGCGCAGGTCGAGCTCGGTGCGCAGGCCGCGGACGCCGTCATGCAGCGCCTTGAGATTGTCGGCGACGGTCTCGAAATGGCCGCGCTTGATGTCCATGCGCAAATTGGCGGCAACGCGGGACAGATCGTGCAGGGCCATCGTGACGGCGACGCCATAGGGCGTGGCTGCGACGCGAATCTCGTCGTCGGAGGCGGCGATCTTGATGGCGAGGCGAATGATCTGCCACGGCGCGGTCATGCGCTGGACCACCACCGACAGCGCAAAGGGCAGCATCTGCGGGGTCTGGAGCACCGGAATGTTCAGCGCTGCGGTCACCGAGGCGATCTGGGGATCTCCGAACGCACGCAGGAAGCGCGGCAGTTTTTCTTTCAACGTGCCCATGGCCTCGCGAACGGCGAGCACCGCGCCGATCGAATAGAGGTCCTCGATCACGTTGGGCGGACCGACCCGGGCGAGCGCGCGCGACTTGTCGCCGCCGCCAGGCCCCGTCAGCTCGAAGATGGCGTCCGCAGCCACGGCCTGAAGCTTGAGCGCCAGCGCCTCGACCTGCCCGGAACTGTCCGTGGCCGGCATGCGCGCCAGCGCCGCCTCGAATTCGTTGATCTTGTCCGGGGCGCCATCGCGGCCGAGCCATTGCCAGATCGGATGAAGCGAGGAGCGGCGGATCTGCCCGACCCGAATTGGCGCGCCAGCCTCGATCAGGAACGGTTCCAGCACCTGGAACAGCAACCGCGACAGATCGTCGGTGCGCGGCGGCGTGGCCTCGTCGGCCTCTGTCTTCCGCACGATCTTGCGGAGCTGTTCGAGCACCAGGGTCGCCACAGCCGTGTCCTGGCCGCGCTCGAGCGCGCGCTCGAACTCCCGCATCAGCAGCGCCTGCGCCTGCGGCGGGAGCTGCGCGAGATATTCCCTCAGCCGCTCGATCGATGTCTGGCTCATGCGCCCGGGTAATGCACGGTAAAATGGCGGACGTAGGATGCGTCCTTGCCGATCATAGATGGGTGCGCCTTAAGAAGCCGTTGAGGAAGTCGCTCCGAAACCCTCCGGTTTCGCCCGGAAGCCAAAATAAGCGTTTCGGATCAGAGGATTATATTCCCGGCAGGACCAGCTCGGCCCGCAAGCCTCCGATCGGCGCGTGGCCGAGTGAGAGGCTGCCGCCATAGAGCGCGGCAAGATCGGTCACGATCGACAGCCCCAGCCCTGAACCCGGCTTCGATTCGTCGAGCCGCTGGCCGCGGCGGGAAACCTGGGCGCGCTCGGCCTCCGAGAGGCCGCGCCCGTCGTCGTCGACGATCAGCCGCAGCCTGGGGGCTGCGCCCGTCTCGGTCGGGGCCTCCACCAGCACCTCGATGAAGACGCGCGAGGCCGCCCATTTGCAGGCGTTGTCGACGAGATTGCCGACCATCTCCTCCAGGTCCTGCCGCTCGCCCCGGAATTTCGCCGAGGGATCGGCCTTCGCCTCAACAGCGATGCCGCGGCCGCGGTGGATCTTCTCCATGGTCCGCCGCAACGCCTCGATGGCGGGCGCCACCTCCGTCACGGTGCCGACGATCGAGACCCTCGCCGCGATGCGGGCGCGCTCCAGGTGATGGGCGAGCTGGTTGCGCATCACGTCGGCCTGCTCCATCACCTTGGCCGCGAACGGATCGGCGGCGTGCGTTCCGGCCTCGTTGACGATCACCGAAAGCGGCGTCTTGATCGCATGGGCGAGATTGCCGACATGGGTGCGGGCCCGCTCGACGATCTCCCTGTTGGCGTCGATCAGCGCGTTGGTCTCGCGCGCGAGCGGCGCGATCTCGACCGGGAATTCGCCCTCGAGCCGCTCGGCCCGCCCGGAGCGAATGTCGGCGATGGATTCGGAAATCCGCTTGAGCGGCGCAAGGCCGAAGCGGACCTGGAACACCGTCGTCAGCAGCAGCACGATGCCGAGCGCGGTGAAGGTGCCGCCGAGGTAGTAGTCAAAACTGCGCGTCTCGTCGAAGATCTCGGTGTCGTCGCCGGCGACGCTGACCAGATATTTGCCGTCGGCGCCGAGGTCGACGGGACGTTCGACCATGCGCAGATTCTGGCCTTCCGGCCCATCGACATAGGCGAGACGAATGCCGGCCGCGGTGAGTTCGGCGCCCTTGTCTTCGAGCTTCGGCAGCTTCTTGTCCCAGAGCGAGCGCGACGAGCGCACCTCCGGCTTCTCGGTGTCGGTGCGCGTGATCTGCCAGTACCAGCCCGACAGCGGCAGCTCGAACAGCGGCTCCCCGAGCGACTGGAACTGGCGATCCGGCGGCTCGTCGGGGGTGGCGACCTCGGCGATCAGGGTGCGCAGATAGAGGTTGAGCCGGCGGTCGAAGGCACGCTCGGTAGCGTTCTTGTAGACCGATGACAGCACCACGCCGGTGATCGCCAGGATCACCACCAGCCAGGCGGTCGCCGACAGGAACAGTCGGTTGGCAAGCGAGCTGGCGGGCATCGGAATGATCCCGGAGGCGCGAGATGGCGGCATGGCGTCGGCGGTCATGTCAGGACCAAGGCCCGTGTCGGGCAGCCCGTCAAGCCAATATCCTTCGAAAGGCTCTCAGGCGCCCGGTGCCGGCGGCGGGGTCAGGAGATAGCCGAGGCCGCGGACGGTCTGGATGATGTCGACGTCGAGCTTCTTGCGGATGCGGCCGACAAAGACTTCAATCGTGTTGGAGTCGCGATCGAAATCCTGGTCGTAGAGGTGCTCGACCAGCTCGGTGCGCGACACCACGCGCCCCGAATGGTGCATGAGGTAGGCCAGAAGCCGATATTCGTGCGAGGTCATCTTGACCGGATTGCCCGACACGCTGACACGGCCGGTGCGGGTGTCGAGCGTGACGGGGCCGCAGCTCAATTCGCTCTGGGCATGGCCGGCCGAGCGGCGCAGCAGCGCACGGATGCGCGCCAGCACTTCCTCCAGATGGAACGGCTTGGGCACGTAATCGTCGGCACCGGCATCAAAACCCTGGACCTTGTCGCTCCAGCGGTCGCGCGCGGTGAGAATCAAGACCGGCATGGTGCGGCCGTTGCGGCGCCAGGCTTCCAGCACCGAGATGCCGTCCTTCTTGGGCAGACCGATATCGAGCACCACGGCGTCGTACGGTTCGTTGTCGCCGAGATAGTGCCCCTCCTCTCCGTCGAAGGCGCGGTCGACGACATAGCCGGCGTCCGTCAGCGCCTTGGTGAGCTGGCGATTGAGATCGGGGTCGTCCTCAACAACAAGCAGGCGCACGCTTCTCTCCAGAAATAAGCCGCATGAACACCGCTCCAGATGAGCAATTCCGGCGTGAACTGAATATGAACGCCGGGAACCACCCGCGTTACTTTTTGGTCATATAAGATTTGGCGCGAGTCAATGCGACTGCGCCCGCCAGGCCACCGGAAGAACCGGCGGCATGGCGGGCGCGGTGTGCCGCTGATGGCGGCGAGGCGGAAGGTCCGCCCTTCCTGTTCGATCTGCCCGTCAGATTGCCGTCAGGTCCGGAAGAACACGAACCAGATGACGGCGAGGATCAGGATCGCGAGCCCGGTCGAGATGGCGAGCAGTGCGGCCACCGACGGCCCCGGTTCGCCCTGGCGCGCCTCGGTCGCAGTTTCGACGATCTGATGCTCCTCGCGCGTGGTTGCCATGGTGACCTCGATCCCTGGATGTCGCCTCCGATGGCCGCGACTTCCTCGCAGCCTGTGTCCCGAGCCAACGCCCGATCCGATTTGATGTTCCGGCTCTTGCGCCCCGCATCGGGCCGAACCGCTGAGGTCAGCGACTGGTTAACGCAGTTGCAAGATTCCGCCCGAACCTGTGTATGATTCGGTGTTCCCCGATGGTATCCTCATAGGTCTGTCCCCGTTGCGTTTGGAGTAGCCCATGGCCCCCCGCGCCAATTGGAAGGGTTTTCTGCGTCTCTCGCTCGTGACCTGCCCGGTCGCGCTGTATCCGGCCACATCGGATACCGAGAAGGTCTCGTTCAACCAGATCAACCGCAAGACCGGCCACCGGATCAAATATCTCAAGGTCGACGCCGAGACCGGTGACGAGGTGACCTCCGAGGACATCGTCAAGGGCTACAAGGTCGACACCGACACCTACATCGAGGTCACCAAGGACGAGCTCGACGACATCGCGCTGGACTCCACCCACACGATCGAGATCGACGAATTCGTGCCGAAGTCCGACATCGACAACCGCTATCTGATCCGCCCCTATTACCTCGTGCCCGACGGCAAGGTCGGCCACGACGCCTTCGCGGTGATCCGCGAGACCATCCGCAGCATGGACAAGGTCGCCATCGGCCGCGTGGTGCTGACCAACCGCGAGCACATCATCGCACTCGAGCCGCTCGACAGCGGCCTGATGGGCACGCTGCTGCGCTACCCGTACGAGGTGCGCAGCGAGAAGGAGTATTTCGACGACATCCAGGACGTGAAGCTGACGAAGGATATGCTCGACCTCGCCAAGCACATCGTCGAGAAGAAGTCCGGCGCGTTCGAGCCGGAGCTGTTCGAGGATCACTACGAGACCGCGCTGATCGATCTGATCAACAAGAAGCGCGCAGGCACGCCGATCGCGGCCAGGTCCACGCCGAAGAGCGGCGGCAACGTCATCAATCTGATGGACGCGCTGAAGAAGAGCCTGGCAAGCGAAAAGGATGCAGTTCCGGCGGCGAAGGTCGCCAAAGAAACCGCCAAGGAAACCGCAAAAGCCAAGAAGCCGAAGAAGCGCGTCGAGGGCCAGCGCGAGATGCTGCTGCCGATCTCCGGCAAGGGCGGCAAGGACGCCGCGGCCAGGGAAACCGCGCCGAAGAAGGCCGACAAGCCTGTACGCGCGACCACGCGAACCAAGAAGGCCGGCTGACGGCATCGCATCACCGACCGCGCCGTGACGCCTCCCCTCACCGATCGGGCAGACTGATATGCCCTGGTCGACGCCGTTCGACGATCCGATCGGATTGCGCGGCGGCGCCAGGCTGCGCACGTTGCAGGAGGCCGCGGACTTCATCATGCAGCTGTCCGAAGACGAGCAGCAGGAGCCGCGCTGGCAAACCGCCATCGAGATGCTGATCAACGCGGCAGAGACCGGCGGCGGCTGGCTGATATTCGCCCGCATCGGCATGCTGCGCGCATTGAACGCGGATCGCCGGCCTCGATGAGGCCTCGCTCGGCATGCTTGCCGATCGGTTGACGAACAGCCTCAACAGACCCTTAAGCGGCAGCTCACTTGTCACGTCACGTTGCCATCATGCCGCACCCGGGTA
The genomic region above belongs to Bradyrhizobium sp. CCBAU 53338 and contains:
- a CDS encoding heme lyase CcmF/NrfE family subunit, giving the protein MIAEAGHYALVLALALALIQSFVPVIGARLRDPALMNVARSTALAQLLFVGASFIALVTLHVNSDFSVANVYENSHSMKPLIYKITGVWGNHEGSMLLWVSILALFGGLVAAFGNNLPLSLRAHVLAVQAWIASAFYLFILITSNPFLRIANPPIEGRDLNPVLQDIGLAVHPPMLYLGYVGFSISFSFAIAALIEGRIDAAWARWVRPWTLVAWIFLTLGIAMGSYWAYYELGWGGWWFWDPVENASLMPWLAGTALLHSALVMEKRNALKVWTILLSILTFSLSLLGTFLVRSGVITSVHAFANDPTRGVFILLILCLFIGGSLSLFAGRATSLKQGGLFAPISREGALVLNNLLLTVACAVVLFGTLYPLAMEVLADFKMSVGAPFYNLTFVPLFALLLLAVPFGPMLAWKRGDLLGVTQRLLAAGVAGLVVIAIVWAWTRGGSALAPLAIGLGIFVIAGAVTDIAERTGLFRLPFATTLHRARGLPRSAWGTAFAHAGLGVALIGIVCETTWNSEYIATMKPNDVAQVAGYDLKLDGLLERQGPNYREMIAQFNVSRGGEALSVMTPSKRSFTTRGSSTTEAALLTRGASQLYISLGDVTAEGGIAVRIYHKPLVLMIWWGPVLMAFGGMLSLSDRRLRVGAPKPARAKQRLQPAE
- the ccmE gene encoding cytochrome c maturation protein CcmE — its product is MTRKQRRMTIIGGSLAVLALAAALVLNALRDSIVFFSTPTMVAEKHVQPGTRFRLGGLVQPGSLQRGDNLAVTFEVADGGAKLPVAYKGILPDLFREGQGVVAEGALDANGVFKADTVLAKHDETYMPKDVADALKKQGHWKDDYGAQASDKASGGAKPAATTAQGNSQGAMR
- the ccmI gene encoding c-type cytochrome biogenesis protein CcmI, whose product is MTLWFVFALMTVAAIFAVLWPLGRGARDQDQGSEVAVYKDQLAEIERDLAAGLIALPEAEAARVEISRRLLAAAGSESALAPATSLKWRRAAAVLALVGLPLAAIAIYVPLGSPTLRDFPLAERERGAGSGMAQSLENLVVQVQQHLEKNPTDGRGWNVLAPVLERLGRFDEAVRAYRNSIAYNGESAERRSDLGEAIAAAASGVVTAEAKTEFERAHALNADDPKANYFLGLAAEQDGRRDDAANIWRALLAKAPADAPWRPLVQTSLARVGGGGVTMPALSDETIAASKEMKDGDRNAMIRGMVERLATRLKQNGDDVEGWLRLVRAYLVMGDRDKAMGASSDARQAVANNAERLRQLNEGLKTLGLDG
- a CDS encoding sensor histidine kinase; this encodes MPASSLANRLFLSATAWLVVILAITGVVLSSVYKNATERAFDRRLNLYLRTLIAEVATPDEPPDRQFQSLGEPLFELPLSGWYWQITRTDTEKPEVRSSRSLWDKKLPKLEDKGAELTAAGIRLAYVDGPEGQNLRMVERPVDLGADGKYLVSVAGDDTEIFDETRSFDYYLGGTFTALGIVLLLTTVFQVRFGLAPLKRISESIADIRSGRAERLEGEFPVEIAPLARETNALIDANREIVERARTHVGNLAHAIKTPLSVIVNEAGTHAADPFAAKVMEQADVMRNQLAHHLERARIAARVSIVGTVTEVAPAIEALRRTMEKIHRGRGIAVEAKADPSAKFRGERQDLEEMVGNLVDNACKWAASRVFIEVLVEAPTETGAAPRLRLIVDDDGRGLSEAERAQVSRRGQRLDESKPGSGLGLSIVTDLAALYGGSLSLGHAPIGGLRAELVLPGI
- a CDS encoding response regulator transcription factor — its product is MRLLVVEDDPDLNRQLTKALTDAGYVVDRAFDGEEGHYLGDNEPYDAVVLDIGLPKKDGISVLEAWRRNGRTMPVLILTARDRWSDKVQGFDAGADDYVPKPFHLEEVLARIRALLRRSAGHAQSELSCGPVTLDTRTGRVSVSGNPVKMTSHEYRLLAYLMHHSGRVVSRTELVEHLYDQDFDRDSNTIEVFVGRIRKKLDVDIIQTVRGLGYLLTPPPAPGA
- a CDS encoding Ku protein, yielding MAPRANWKGFLRLSLVTCPVALYPATSDTEKVSFNQINRKTGHRIKYLKVDAETGDEVTSEDIVKGYKVDTDTYIEVTKDELDDIALDSTHTIEIDEFVPKSDIDNRYLIRPYYLVPDGKVGHDAFAVIRETIRSMDKVAIGRVVLTNREHIIALEPLDSGLMGTLLRYPYEVRSEKEYFDDIQDVKLTKDMLDLAKHIVEKKSGAFEPELFEDHYETALIDLINKKRAGTPIAARSTPKSGGNVINLMDALKKSLASEKDAVPAAKVAKETAKETAKAKKPKKRVEGQREMLLPISGKGGKDAAARETAPKKADKPVRATTRTKKAG